Proteins co-encoded in one Campylobacter ornithocola genomic window:
- the dnaE gene encoding DNA polymerase III subunit alpha — protein MSQFTHLHLHTEYSLLDGANKLKELAKTLKAQGATSVAMTDHGNMFGAIDFYKTMRSEGIKPIIGLEAYLHNHDDLSDKSSRQRFHICLFAKNEIGYKNLMYLSSQSYIHGLYYYPRINKKLLEAHSEGLICSSACLQGEVNWHLNTKNERNLKFGAKGYEGAKEAALWYKKVFGDDFYLEIMRHGIDDQKFIDDSIIKLAKELDIKIIATNDTHYTFKERAAAHEVFMCIAMGVKLDDPGRLRHEVHEFYVKTPEQMSELFADIPEAIENTQEIANKCNLELKLGDPTPPNFKFTREYAKKYGLSLSQEDQEFSFDNDDIVFEYLCKKGLEERLQFIDESKHQEYKDRLDLEISIIKNMKFSGYMLIVHDFIAAAKEKDIPVGPGRGSAAGSLVSYCLKITDLDPIPYNLLFERFLNPERVSMPDIDVDFCQDRRGEVIDYVIDKYGAEKVAQVITFGKLLAKGVIRDVARVCDMSIPDADALAKLVPEELKITLEKAYEQEPKIAEFVNSHPKGHQVWDFAKALEGLNRNAGMHAAGVVISNEALWNKAPLFRQSKNDERHLVTQYSKEYLEDVDLIKFDFLGLKTLTVINNAIKLVKKRYGKDVVWEKVNMNDPKVYKTIQSGNTLGIFQIESGGMQSLNARLKPERFEDLIAVLALYRPGPLDSGMVDDFIDIKHGRKAATYAFEDLKPILENTYGVIVYQEQVMQIVQKIGGFSLGGADNVRRAMGKKKREILDNLKAEYLEGAKKQGYDEKKADDLFELILKFAEYGFNKSHSAAYALITFQTAYLKTYYPSEFMAALLTSEESNVDKVAKYIEEMKRMNIKLLPPSINKAQREFSATKLEDGSEAIIYGLGAIKSVGIPAIENIMAIRKEEGFSDFDDFISSIDPTKINKKTIENLAKSGAFDEFGYTRKCLVDNLELISETSRKIAEVKRNSTTSLFGEEEIAADIKVGLHDSKIEFEIMEKLGYEKEILGIYVSGHPLDKFASQIEGIEYFKSMDFETLKGEGELLVVGKIEDFKSMMSKSGKRYAKAVILDFYSSFDMIVFEAQVEKVEALFKESKDEAFAFLLRYKNNDNDLSFSLNEIYTLEEAKENELKSFSKRKSFAKKENKEEFTQEPMKFEENIIELDINKLSKDMVYEIYDLANTRHNPKDTNNKKLVLKVLDMGSCLLYHTNFVLSQEAMDVIAQKCKG, from the coding sequence ATGAGCCAATTTACACATTTACATTTACATACAGAATATTCTTTACTTGATGGAGCAAATAAACTCAAAGAGCTTGCTAAAACGCTAAAAGCTCAAGGTGCAACTAGTGTTGCTATGACTGATCATGGGAATATGTTTGGAGCTATTGATTTTTATAAAACGATGAGATCTGAAGGGATTAAACCTATCATAGGACTTGAAGCATATTTACATAATCACGATGATTTAAGTGATAAAAGTTCAAGACAGCGTTTTCATATTTGCTTATTTGCTAAAAATGAAATTGGCTATAAAAATTTGATGTATTTAAGCTCGCAAAGCTATATACATGGTTTGTATTATTACCCAAGGATTAATAAAAAGCTTTTAGAGGCTCATAGCGAAGGCTTGATTTGTTCATCAGCTTGTTTACAAGGTGAAGTTAATTGGCATTTAAATACCAAAAATGAAAGAAATTTAAAATTTGGCGCAAAAGGCTATGAAGGTGCAAAAGAAGCTGCACTTTGGTATAAAAAGGTTTTTGGAGATGATTTTTACCTTGAGATCATGCGTCATGGTATTGATGATCAAAAATTTATCGATGATTCTATCATTAAACTTGCTAAAGAGCTTGATATAAAAATCATCGCAACCAATGATACGCACTATACTTTTAAAGAAAGAGCAGCCGCGCATGAAGTGTTTATGTGTATAGCTATGGGGGTTAAGCTTGATGATCCGGGGCGTTTAAGACATGAAGTGCATGAATTTTATGTAAAAACGCCAGAACAAATGAGTGAGCTTTTTGCAGATATTCCAGAAGCTATTGAAAATACTCAAGAAATAGCTAATAAATGCAATCTAGAATTAAAACTAGGCGATCCTACTCCACCAAATTTTAAATTTACCCGTGAATATGCGAAAAAATATGGCTTAAGTTTAAGTCAAGAAGATCAAGAATTTAGCTTTGATAATGATGATATAGTCTTTGAATATCTTTGCAAAAAGGGCTTAGAAGAAAGACTTCAATTTATCGATGAGAGTAAGCATCAAGAGTATAAAGATAGGCTTGATTTAGAAATTAGTATTATTAAAAATATGAAATTTTCAGGTTATATGCTTATCGTTCATGATTTTATCGCCGCAGCTAAGGAAAAAGATATACCAGTTGGACCAGGGCGTGGGAGTGCTGCGGGGAGTTTGGTTTCGTATTGTTTGAAAATTACAGATTTAGATCCTATACCTTATAATCTTCTTTTTGAGAGATTTTTAAATCCTGAGCGTGTATCAATGCCCGATATTGATGTGGATTTTTGTCAAGATAGAAGAGGGGAAGTGATTGATTATGTGATCGATAAATACGGAGCCGAAAAGGTTGCACAAGTCATTACCTTTGGTAAGCTTTTGGCAAAAGGAGTGATTCGTGATGTGGCTAGGGTTTGTGATATGAGTATACCTGATGCGGATGCTTTGGCAAAATTAGTTCCCGAAGAGCTAAAAATAACACTAGAAAAAGCTTATGAGCAAGAGCCAAAAATCGCTGAATTTGTAAATTCTCATCCAAAAGGACATCAAGTTTGGGATTTTGCTAAGGCGTTAGAAGGATTAAATAGAAATGCTGGTATGCACGCAGCTGGAGTGGTGATATCTAATGAAGCATTGTGGAATAAAGCACCGCTTTTTAGACAAAGTAAAAACGATGAACGTCATTTAGTAACGCAGTATTCTAAAGAATATCTTGAAGATGTGGATTTAATTAAATTTGATTTTTTAGGTCTTAAAACTTTAACTGTTATTAATAATGCAATTAAATTGGTTAAAAAGCGTTATGGTAAAGACGTGGTTTGGGAAAAAGTCAATATGAATGATCCTAAGGTTTATAAAACCATACAAAGTGGTAATACCTTGGGCATTTTCCAAATAGAATCAGGTGGTATGCAGAGTTTGAATGCTAGGTTAAAGCCTGAGAGGTTTGAAGACTTGATAGCAGTTTTAGCTTTATATAGACCAGGACCACTTGATAGTGGGATGGTGGATGATTTTATCGATATCAAACATGGTAGAAAGGCTGCTACTTATGCGTTTGAAGACTTAAAACCTATACTTGAAAACACTTATGGGGTTATAGTTTATCAAGAGCAGGTTATGCAAATAGTACAAAAAATCGGTGGTTTTTCTTTAGGTGGTGCTGATAATGTACGCCGTGCCATGGGTAAGAAAAAAAGAGAAATTTTGGACAATCTTAAGGCAGAGTATTTAGAAGGTGCTAAAAAACAAGGCTATGATGAGAAAAAGGCTGATGATTTGTTTGAGCTTATTTTGAAATTTGCTGAATATGGTTTTAATAAATCTCACTCAGCTGCCTATGCACTTATAACCTTTCAAACAGCGTATTTAAAGACTTACTATCCAAGTGAGTTTATGGCCGCGCTTTTAACAAGTGAAGAGAGCAATGTAGATAAGGTCGCAAAATACATAGAAGAAATGAAAAGAATGAATATCAAGCTTTTACCACCAAGCATTAACAAAGCTCAAAGAGAATTTAGTGCAACTAAGCTTGAAGATGGTTCTGAAGCTATTATTTATGGGCTTGGAGCGATTAAAAGCGTGGGAATTCCTGCGATAGAAAATATCATGGCTATTCGCAAAGAAGAAGGTTTTAGTGATTTTGATGATTTTATAAGCTCTATTGATCCTACTAAGATTAATAAAAAAACCATAGAAAATTTAGCTAAATCAGGTGCTTTTGATGAGTTTGGTTATACTAGAAAATGTTTAGTAGATAATCTTGAGCTTATTTCAGAAACAAGTAGAAAAATCGCTGAGGTTAAAAGAAACTCTACTACTTCGCTTTTTGGAGAAGAAGAAATAGCTGCAGATATTAAAGTAGGGCTTCATGATAGTAAAATTGAATTTGAAATAATGGAAAAACTAGGCTATGAAAAAGAAATTTTAGGAATTTATGTATCAGGACATCCTTTAGATAAATTCGCAAGTCAAATAGAAGGCATAGAGTATTTTAAAAGTATGGATTTTGAAACACTTAAAGGCGAAGGTGAGCTTTTAGTTGTAGGAAAGATTGAAGATTTTAAATCGATGATGAGTAAAAGCGGTAAAAGATATGCTAAAGCTGTGATTTTAGACTTTTATTCTTCTTTTGATATGATAGTTTTTGAAGCCCAAGTAGAAAAAGTTGAAGCGCTTTTTAAGGAAAGTAAGGATGAGGCCTTTGCTTTTTTGCTAAGATATAAAAATAATGATAATGACTTAAGCTTTAGTTTAAATGAAATTTATACTCTAGAAGAAGCAAAAGAAAATGAGTTAAAATCTTTTAGTAAAAGAAAAAGTTTTGCAAAAAAGGAGAACAAAGAAGAATTTACACAAGAACCTATGAAATTTGAAGAAAATATCATAGAACTTGACATTAACAAACTTAGCAAAGATATGGTGTATGAAATTTATGATTTAGCTAATACAAGGCATAATCCAAAAGATACCAACAACAAAAAACTTGTGTTAAAAGTACTTGATATGGGTAGTTGCTTGCTTTATCACACAAATTTTGTTCTCTCACAAGAAGCTATGGATGTGATAGCTCAAAAATGTAAAGGTTGA
- a CDS encoding SelT/SelW/SelH family (seleno)protein, which produces MEVKIYYCNLUNYKPQAARVAEEIQNEFKDAQISTIEKGGGHFIVEVDGKIIYSKKDLFNCEIDRFPHEGEITKLMKQM; this is translated from the coding sequence ATGGAAGTAAAAATTTATTATTGTAATCTTTGAAATTACAAACCACAAGCTGCAAGGGTTGCAGAAGAAATACAAAATGAATTCAAAGATGCGCAAATTTCTACCATAGAAAAAGGTGGTGGTCATTTTATAGTAGAAGTAGATGGTAAAATCATTTACTCTAAAAAAGACTTATTTAATTGTGAAATAGATAGATTTCCTCATGAGGGTGAAATCACCAAGCTTATGAAGCAAATGTAA
- a CDS encoding DJ-1 family glyoxalase III yields the protein MKKVLVPLAKGFEEAEFIGIADVLKRAVIIGGKLEVTIVSLDDELLVQGANGICIRADMSLASVDRENLDAIALAGGFEGMMNLKNNPTIIKIIQDLHAKKKIVAAICASPIVLAKAGVINGEFSCYPGCEVGIEGTRVNKAVVVNENVITAAGPATAILFGLELAKHLCSEEIYQKLYEGMLVPLTK from the coding sequence ATGAAAAAAGTTTTAGTGCCTTTGGCAAAGGGTTTTGAAGAGGCTGAATTTATAGGTATAGCTGATGTTTTAAAAAGAGCGGTTATAATTGGCGGGAAATTAGAAGTGACTATAGTTTCATTAGATGATGAGCTTTTAGTACAAGGAGCTAATGGAATTTGCATAAGGGCTGATATGAGTTTAGCTAGTGTTGATCGAGAAAATTTAGACGCAATTGCTTTGGCAGGTGGATTTGAAGGTATGATGAATCTAAAAAATAATCCAACTATCATAAAAATCATACAAGATTTACATGCTAAGAAAAAAATCGTAGCTGCTATTTGTGCTTCGCCTATAGTGTTGGCAAAAGCAGGGGTGATCAATGGAGAGTTTTCTTGTTATCCTGGCTGTGAAGTAGGTATTGAAGGCACAAGAGTAAATAAAGCAGTTGTGGTAAATGAAAATGTCATCACAGCAGCTGGACCTGCTACAGCTATTTTGTTTGGTTTGGAGCTTGCTAAGCATTTATGCTCAGAAGAAATTTATCAAAAACTTTATGAAGGTATGCTTGTTCCTTTGACAAAATAA
- a CDS encoding N-carbamoylputrescine amidohydrolase → MKLALIQQEFKQNKEKTIEKTCELIKQAAKEKAELVCLQELHQTQYFCQSENTNFFDLANDYEEDVKFWSNVSRENKVVLVTSLFEKRSAGLYHNTSVVFEKDGSIAGKYRKMHIPDDPCFYEKFYFTPGDLGFEPIQTSIGKLGVLICWDQWYPEAARLMALKGAQILIYPTAIGWFDKDEKEEKQRQLEAWIGVQRGHAIANGLPVVAINRVGFEKDESGVEDGIRFWGNSFVFGPQGEELFRADDKQELCKIIEINMQRCENVRRWWPFLRDRRIEYFHELNKRFID, encoded by the coding sequence ATGAAATTAGCACTCATACAGCAAGAATTTAAACAAAATAAAGAAAAAACTATAGAAAAAACATGCGAACTTATCAAACAAGCAGCAAAAGAAAAGGCTGAGCTTGTATGCTTGCAGGAACTTCATCAAACGCAGTATTTTTGCCAAAGTGAAAATACAAACTTTTTTGATTTAGCTAATGACTATGAAGAAGATGTTAAATTTTGGTCTAATGTATCTAGGGAAAATAAAGTTGTTTTGGTAACTTCTTTATTTGAAAAAAGAAGTGCAGGGCTTTATCATAATACTAGTGTGGTATTTGAAAAAGATGGCTCCATAGCAGGTAAATACCGCAAAATGCATATACCTGATGATCCTTGTTTTTATGAAAAATTTTATTTTACTCCAGGTGATTTGGGTTTTGAACCTATACAAACAAGTATTGGAAAGCTTGGAGTTTTAATATGTTGGGATCAATGGTATCCTGAAGCTGCTAGGTTAATGGCTTTAAAAGGGGCTCAAATTTTGATTTATCCTACTGCTATAGGTTGGTTTGATAAGGATGAAAAAGAAGAAAAACAAAGACAACTTGAAGCTTGGATAGGTGTGCAAAGAGGTCATGCTATAGCTAATGGCTTACCTGTAGTAGCTATTAATAGAGTGGGTTTTGAAAAAGATGAAAGCGGTGTGGAAGATGGCATAAGATTTTGGGGGAATTCTTTTGTCTTTGGTCCACAAGGTGAAGAGCTTTTTAGGGCTGATGATAAACAAGAGCTTTGTAAAATCATTGAAATAAATATGCAAAGATGTGAAAATGTGCGTAGATGGTGGCCGTTTTTACGTGATAGACGCATAGAGTATTTTCATGAGTTAAATAAAAGATTTATTGATTAA
- a CDS encoding cation diffusion facilitator family transporter, whose amino-acid sequence MNLQKSATIIASVCAIFLAIVKFIVGLASGSVAVLSSAIDSLLDCVISGLNFLALKKSSQGSSKEYNFGLSKIEALMGLFEGLIISGIGVYIFYESVLKIHNQESVEKLDLGIFVMAFAMAVTLCLVVFLNYVAKKTKSLIIKADSLHYKIDFLTNALTLLALVIIAFTNYHFIDGLFGIAISLYTIFSAFKIIKESSKILLDVAIDKEQVEMIKQIISANKEVKSFHHLKTRKSPDILYVSVHLVFEPTISLLKAHKIGDEIEDSIREHFKDDFWNIHIHLDPYDDSEEERSKNEISTHTARI is encoded by the coding sequence CTATTGTTAAATTTATAGTAGGTTTAGCTTCAGGTTCTGTTGCGGTACTTTCTAGTGCGATTGATTCTTTGCTTGATTGTGTGATTTCGGGTTTAAATTTTCTAGCTTTGAAAAAAAGCTCTCAAGGCTCTAGTAAAGAATATAATTTTGGCCTTAGTAAAATTGAAGCATTAATGGGGCTTTTTGAAGGTCTTATTATTAGTGGGATTGGGGTTTATATTTTCTATGAGAGTGTTTTGAAAATTCACAATCAAGAAAGCGTAGAAAAACTTGATCTTGGAATTTTTGTCATGGCTTTTGCTATGGCTGTGACTTTGTGTTTGGTGGTTTTTTTAAACTATGTTGCTAAAAAAACAAAAAGCTTGATTATAAAAGCTGATAGCTTGCACTATAAAATAGACTTTTTAACTAATGCTCTAACACTTTTAGCACTTGTGATTATTGCTTTTACAAATTATCATTTTATTGATGGTTTATTTGGTATAGCTATAAGTTTATATACGATTTTTTCTGCTTTTAAAATCATTAAAGAAAGTTCTAAAATTTTATTAGATGTAGCTATTGATAAAGAACAGGTTGAAATGATTAAGCAAATTATAAGTGCAAATAAAGAAGTCAAAAGCTTTCATCATTTAAAAACTAGAAAAAGCCCTGATATACTTTATGTTAGTGTGCATTTAGTTTTTGAACCTACAATATCACTTTTAAAAGCTCATAAAATCGGTGATGAGATTGAAGATAGTATAAGGGAGCATTTTAAAGATGATTTTTGGAATATCCATATACACTTAGATCCTTATGATGATTCAGAGGAAGAAAGGAGTAAAAATGAAATTAGCACTCATACAGCAAGAATTTAA